The Arcobacter porcinus sequence ATGGACATAATTTTGAACAAATTGATAAAGCTTTAGTTCAAGCAAAAAGTGCAACACAACCTGTTTTAGTAATAGCTAAAACAACAATTGCAAAAGGTGCAATAACTCTTGAAGGAACAGCAGCTTCTCACGGAGCACCACTTGGAGTTGAAGAGATTAGACAAGCAAAAATAAAAGCAGGATTTGATCCAGAATTAGATTTTTATGTAAGTGCAGAAGTAAAAGGTGCTTTTGATAAATTAATTATTGGTTCAACTTTACAAAATTCTTGGAATGATAGTTTAAATGAAGAGACAAAGAAAAAGATAAATGAATTACAAAATCCAAATTTTGATTCAGTTGTTTATCCAAAATTTGAAGATGGCGCAAGTGTTGCAACAAGAGATTCAAACCACAAAATATTAAATGCTATTGCTGAAGCAATTCCAGGATTCTTAGGTGGAAGTGCTGATTTAGCTCCATCAAATAAAACAGAATTAAAAAATATGGGTGATTTTCCAAATGGAAGAAATATTCACTTTGGAATAAAAGAACATGCAATGGCAGCAATAGTAAATGCTATGAATTTATATGGATTATTTAGAGTTTATAGTGCAACATTCTTTGTATTTAGTGATTATTTAAAACCAAGTGCAAGAATTGCAGCTTTAGCAAATATTCCACAACATTTTATTTGGACTCATGATAGTATCGGAGTTGGAGAAGATGGACCAACTCATCAACCAATTGAGCATTTAAGTCAATTTAGAGCATTACCAAATTTTTATACATTTAGACCAGCTGATGCAAATGAAAATATAGAGTCTTGGAAAATTGCTTTAAAAATGAAAGCACCAACAGCTTTTGTTTGCTCAAGACAAGGTTTAAAAGTATTAAAAAATGAAAAAGCTTATGGAGATGTTTGTAATGGAGCATATCTATTAACAAAAAGAGAGAATGCAAATATTACAATTATGGCAAGTGGAAGTGAAGTAATGCTTGCACTTCAAACTGCTTGTAAGCTTGAAGAAGAAGGGATTATTGCAAATATTGTTTCAGTTCCTTGTTTTGATCTTTTAATGGAACAAGATAAATCTTATGTAGAAAAAATCATTGATCCTAAAACAAAAGTTTATGCAGTTGAAGCAGCAAGAGCTTTAGAATATTATAAATATGCTGATGTTGTTTTTGGTATGGAAACATTTGGAGCAAGTGGACCAGCTGATATACTTTTTGATGAGTTTGGATTTACTGTTGATAAACTAAAATCAAAAATAGTTGCTGATTTTAAAAACAGATAATTTTAAAGAGGAATTAGTTTGTTAAAAGGTTTTATCACTCTTCTTGTATTCCAATTTTTAGGAGAGAGTATATCAAAACTTTTTGACTTACTTGTTCCTGGATCTGTTATTGGAATGCTATTACTTTTAGGATTTTTATTTATTAGAAAAAGTAGTTTTAAAAGTCTTGATAGTGCAGTTTCTATTCATTTGAAATATCTTCCACTTCTTTTTATCCCAGCTGCTATGGGAATTATTACTCAAATTGATATAATAAAAAAAGAGTTTTGGGCTATTTTTATAGCACTATTTTTTGGAACTTTAATAGCTTTAGCATTTAGTTCAAAACTTATGGATTATTTAACTAAAAAGGCAAAAAAAGATGAACTTTGATGCTTTAATTGAATATATTCACTCAACACCACTTACATGGTTAATCATAACTTTAGCTGCATATAATTTTGGAATGTTTATATATGAAAAGTTTAATAAACAAACCCTTCTTCAACCAATTATTGTATCTTATGTAATTATATTAACTATAATTTTACTTACAAATACAAGTTTTGAAGAATATTTTAAAGGTGTAGAGATAATTAACTTTTTTTTAGGTCCTGCAACAGTTGCTTTGGCTCTTCCTTTATATAATAATTTACAACATATAAAAAGTTTATTTATTCCTATTGTTGTAACACTAATTGTTGCAGGAATATTTACAGTTCTTATAGCAGTTCTATTTTTATATATTTTTGGTGCAAAATTAACAACAATTTTAGCAATGACAACAAAATCAATTACAGCTCCAATTGCAATTATAACTTCTGAACAAATAGGAGCTATTCCATCTTTAGCTATTGGATTTGTACTTGTAACAGGAATCTTAGGTGCACTTTTTGGAACACTTATTTTTAAGCTTTGTAGAATTAAGTATGAAACTTCAAAAGGTTTTGCTCTTGGTTTAGTTTCTCATGGAGTTGGAACAGCAAGAGCTATTGAGATTGGAGAAAAAGCTGCTGCTTTTGGAGCTCTTGCCATGGGACTTTGTGGAGTAGTTACAGCAATATTTTTACCTCTTATAATTACAATTTTAAAGTAGAAAAATGAAAGAGACACTTTTTGTTTATGGAACTTTGATGCCAAATTGTCCAAATGCTTATGTATTAGAAAATATTGTAGGAAAATTTGTACCAGCAACTGTAAAAGGAAAATTAATAGATGCTGGATGGAGTGCTGGAATGGGATATCCTGGAATTAGGCTTGAGATGGGAGAAGATTTGATTCATGGATTTCTATTTTATTCTGATAATTTAATAAATCATTGGGAAAAACTTGATATCTTTGAAGGAGAAGAGTTTGTAAGAACTCCTATAATAGTTGAAAGATATGATGAGGTTTTAGTAGAAACATTTATTTATACATTAAAAGATGAGATTTTGGAAGAAGAGAGCTATTAAAATATTTATAAAAGGAAAAATATGAGAAAAATAGAGAGTTTAATATTTATAAAAATTGCATTTTTATTTGTAGTTTTTTGTAATGCTGTTGTTGATGTATCTCATAAGATTCTTCTTCAAAATATTGCTTTTAAGATTTTTGATGGCTCAACTCAAGTTATATGGGTTTCAATAGTAAATGCTTTAATCATTCTTCCTTTTTTACTTTTATTTACTATAAGTGGATATTTATCTGATAAATATAATAAAAAAGATATTTTGGTATATGGTGCTTTATCATCTTTTTTACTCGCAAGTTTTATGATAGTTACATATATTATTGGAAATTTCTATTTTGCTATGTTTGGTCTATTTTTATTGGCTGTTCAAAGTGCAATTTATGGTCCAGCAAAACTAGGAATAATCTTAGATATTTATGGAAAAAAGAACTTATCAAAAGGTAATTCAGCAGTTCAAGCAATATCTATTGTTGCTATTTTATTTGCTATTGGAGTTACATCATTTATATTTGAAAGCTTTTATGATACAAATAATCTTAGTAATTTAAATTCAAAAGATGAATTACTTGTGGCTATTTTGCCATTGGCTTACTATATTTTACCTATTGCATTTTTAGAGATGATAGTTTCATTTTTGTTTTTGAAAAAAGTAAGTACAAATTATACAAAATCAGAAACACTATTTTTTGATAAAAAAGAGTTTTTTAAAGGTAAATTATTAAAACAAAATATAAAGCATATCTATTCTAAAAATGTAATATTTTTATCTGTAATTGGTTTATCTTTATTCTTTGGAGTTTCACAAGCTATGCTTGCAGTTTTTCCATCTTTTGCAAAAATGTACTTAGGAATTGAAGATGTTTTTGTAATAAATGGAATAATAGCTTCTTCGGGAATTGGTATTGCTTTAGGTGCAATAATTTATTCAAGAATTTCAAAGTTTTATATAGAAATAGGAACTATTCCTTTATCATTTGTTGGAATGGCTTCTATGATATTTTTATCAACAATATTTCAAACACCATTTCTATTGGCAATAACATTTTTACTATTTGGTCTATTTGGTGGAATGCTAGTTGTTCCTTTAAACTCTTTAATACAATTTAATGCAAAGAAAAAACTTCTAGGAACAATTTTAGCTGGTAATAATTGGTTTCAATCTTTGTTTATGTTTTTGATGCTTTGTACTACTACAATAGTATCTTTTTACGAGCTAAATCCACTTCATACAATATATTTAATTCTTATTATTATTGCTGTTGGTTCTATTTATACAATTTATAAACTACCACAATCTTTATTACTTCTGTTTTTGAAATTTATTGTTGGTTTGAAATATAAACTTGAAGTTAATGGAATAAAAAATATCCCATCTCAAGGTGGAGTTTTACTTTTAGGAAATCATATTTCATGGATTGATTGGGCTATTATTTTAATGGCAGTTCCAAGAGAAGTAAAATTTGTTATGGACAAAACTATCTATGAAAAGTGGTATTTAACTTGGCTTTTAAAAATATTTAGAACAATACCAATTTCAAGTGCTTCAAGTAAAAGTACTATAAAAACTATTGCAAAAGAGCTTGATGAAGGAAATGTTGTTGTTTTATTTCCAGAAGGTGCAATTACAAGAAATGGTCATTTAGGAGAGTTTAAAAGAGGATTTGAGAAGATTTTAGAATTTACTACAAATGAAGATATAAAAGTTGTACCTTTTTATATAAGAGGACTTTGGGAATCTATGTTTAGTAGAGCAAATAAGAGATTTAAAAATTCTAAAAAAACAAATAGAGTTACAGTATCTTTTGCAAGAATGATGAGTAAAAATAGTGCAGATGTTGTAAGTATAAAAAATGAAGTTTTTGCTTTATCAAATCAAGCTTGGCATGAACATATAAATGTGATGAAACCATTAAATGAAGTTGTGTTTGAAAGATTATTAGAAGTATCAAATGAGACAATATTTGTTGATAATACAGGTGCAAACTTAAGTGGAAATAGATTCTTAACGGTATCGATTTTATTTAAAAACTTATTCAAAAGAAGATTAAAAGAGAAAAACATAGGAATACTTTTACCAACATCATGTGCAGGAGCTTTTATAAACTATACAGTTTTATTAATGGGAAAAACAGCTGTAAATCTTAACTTTACAGCTTCAATGGAGAGTTTAAAACTATCAATAAAAGAGGCAAATATTAAAAATATAATAAGTTCAAAAAGATTTATTGACAGACTTGAAACAAGAGGAATAAAAATAAAAGATATTTTTGATGGTATAAATCTAATTTTACTTGAAGATGAAAGAGCAAATATTAGTAAATTAAAATCTTTATTTATTTTCTTCTCTATTAGCTTTTTACCAAGATTTATTTCAAAGATTTTGTATTTAAATAAAACAAAAAAAGATGATACTTCAATTATATTGTTCTCATCTGGAAGTGAAGGAATACCAAAAGGAATAGAGTTAAGTGGAGAGAATATTTTAGGAAATGCTGAGCAAATTGCAAATATTTTAAATGTAAATGAAGATGATGTTATTTTAGCTTCTTTACCACTTTTCCATGCCTTTGGAATAGTTGTAACTACATATTTACCACTAATTGAAGGAATAAAATGTGTTGCAGTTGCAGATCCAACTGATGGATTAAGTGTTGCAAAAATGACAAGCAAACATAAAGCTACATTTATGTGTGGAACTTCAACATTTTTTAGACTTTATACAAGAAATAAAAAGATTCACCCACTTATGTTTGATAGCTTAAGAATTGTTATTGCAGGAGCTGAAAAGTTAAGAGATGATGTAAGATTTGAATTTAAAAAGAGATTTGGAAAAGATATCTTAGAAGGATATGGTACAACAGAGACTTCTCCTGTTGCTTGTTGTAATCTTCCAGATAAAATATCTGAAACATTTGATGTACAAATAGGTCAAAAAATTGGAACTGTTGGAATGGCAATTCCTGGAACAGATATAAAAATTGTTGATCCAAATAGTTTTGAAGAGTTAAATATAGATGAAGAAGGGATGATTTTAATATCTGGTATTCAAGTTATGAAAGGATATTTAAATGATGAAGAGAAAACAAAAAGTGTTTTAAAAACTATAAAAGGAAGAACTTATTACATAACTGGAGATAAAGGAAAACTAGATAGTGATGGTTTCTTAACTATTGTTGATAGATATTCAAGATTTGCAAAAATTGCTGGTGAGATGATTAGTTTGGGATTAGTTGAAGAAAAGATATCATCTATTATTGATGATAGTAATATTGATATTATGGCTTTAAGCACTGAAGATGAGAAAAAAGGTGAGAAGATAGTTTTACTTATTACAAATGTAAATGAAGATTTTATAAAAGAGCTAAAAGAGAAAATAATAAAAGATTTTGATAATAAATTAGCTATTCCTGAATCTATAAAAATAGTTGATGAGATACCAAAGCTTGGAAGTGGGAAAAGAGATTATGAAAGTGCGAAGAGTTTTATATAAATACATATCAAGATATATTGATATGTTAAGATAAAATTAGATAATATTCAAAACTTTAATAAAAAGAGGCTCTTATGAAAAAAGTTTTGGTTTTATGTACAGGAAATTCTTGTAGAAGTATTATGGCTGAAGCCTTAATAAATGCAAAATTAGATGGAATTACTGCTGATAGTTCAGGAATTAAAGCAAGTGGGAAAGTAAATCCAAATGCAAAAAAACTATTAGAAAATAAAGGAGTTTGGAAAGAAGAGTATCATAGTAAAACTATTTATAATGTAATAAATAATGATTATGAATTACTTGTAACAGTTTGCGATCATGCAACACAAAATTGCCCTACATTTCCTAAAAAAATAAAAACTCTCCATATTTCATTTGAAGATCCAAGTGGAAAAGATTTTGAAGCATTTGAAGAAACATATAAAAAGATAGAAGAGATACTTCTTCCTAAAATTAATGATTTTTTTAAATAAAGAGATAATATGGAAATATTTTTACAAACAGTATCTTCTGTAAATGATGAAACAAGAGTTAAGATTTTGCACTTTATAAATATTCATAAAGAGCTTTGTGTATGCGATATAGAGAGTTCATTTGAGATGATACAATCAAGAGTTTCAAGACATCTGAAAATATTAAAAGATGCTGGATTTCTGAAAGTTGAAAGAAGAGGGAAATGGGCTTATTATAGTATTAGAACTCCACTTGATATATTTAGACAAAATATTTTAAAAGAGATTGAGTGTTTAAATCTTGAACTTCCAAATCTTAAGAGAGCTTGTGAAATATGATTTTATCTGTAAGCATTTTTTTAATCACACTTTTATCTATAATAATTCAACCAAAGAATATACAAATAGGTACAAGTGCGATTATTGGTGCAATTTTTGCACTTATTTTTGGAGTTGTTAGTTTTAATGATGTTTTAGAAGTATCAAATATTGTTTGGGATGCAACTTTAGCTTTTATAGGAATTATTATTTTATCTATGGTTTTAGATAATATTGGATTTTTTGAATGGGCAGCACTTAAAATGGCACATTTCTCAAAAGGAAGTGGAGTAAAAATGTTTATTTACTCTATTTTGCTTGGAAGTTTTGTATCAGCACTTTTTGCAAATGATGGAGCAGCTCTAATTTTGACACCAATATTATTAGCAAAAATGAGAGTATTAAATTTAAATATCAAAACAATTATTGCTTTTTTACTTGCAGGTGGATTTATAAGTGATAGTGCTTCATTGCCTTTTGTATTTTCA is a genomic window containing:
- a CDS encoding arsenate reductase ArsC; this translates as MKKVLVLCTGNSCRSIMAEALINAKLDGITADSSGIKASGKVNPNAKKLLENKGVWKEEYHSKTIYNVINNDYELLVTVCDHATQNCPTFPKKIKTLHISFEDPSGKDFEAFEETYKKIEEILLPKINDFFK
- a CDS encoding CidA/LrgA family protein, producing the protein MLKGFITLLVFQFLGESISKLFDLLVPGSVIGMLLLLGFLFIRKSSFKSLDSAVSIHLKYLPLLFIPAAMGIITQIDIIKKEFWAIFIALFFGTLIALAFSSKLMDYLTKKAKKDEL
- a CDS encoding acyl-[ACP]--phospholipid O-acyltransferase, which encodes MRKIESLIFIKIAFLFVVFCNAVVDVSHKILLQNIAFKIFDGSTQVIWVSIVNALIILPFLLLFTISGYLSDKYNKKDILVYGALSSFLLASFMIVTYIIGNFYFAMFGLFLLAVQSAIYGPAKLGIILDIYGKKNLSKGNSAVQAISIVAILFAIGVTSFIFESFYDTNNLSNLNSKDELLVAILPLAYYILPIAFLEMIVSFLFLKKVSTNYTKSETLFFDKKEFFKGKLLKQNIKHIYSKNVIFLSVIGLSLFFGVSQAMLAVFPSFAKMYLGIEDVFVINGIIASSGIGIALGAIIYSRISKFYIEIGTIPLSFVGMASMIFLSTIFQTPFLLAITFLLFGLFGGMLVVPLNSLIQFNAKKKLLGTILAGNNWFQSLFMFLMLCTTTIVSFYELNPLHTIYLILIIIAVGSIYTIYKLPQSLLLLFLKFIVGLKYKLEVNGIKNIPSQGGVLLLGNHISWIDWAIILMAVPREVKFVMDKTIYEKWYLTWLLKIFRTIPISSASSKSTIKTIAKELDEGNVVVLFPEGAITRNGHLGEFKRGFEKILEFTTNEDIKVVPFYIRGLWESMFSRANKRFKNSKKTNRVTVSFARMMSKNSADVVSIKNEVFALSNQAWHEHINVMKPLNEVVFERLLEVSNETIFVDNTGANLSGNRFLTVSILFKNLFKRRLKEKNIGILLPTSCAGAFINYTVLLMGKTAVNLNFTASMESLKLSIKEANIKNIISSKRFIDRLETRGIKIKDIFDGINLILLEDERANISKLKSLFIFFSISFLPRFISKILYLNKTKKDDTSIILFSSGSEGIPKGIELSGENILGNAEQIANILNVNEDDVILASLPLFHAFGIVVTTYLPLIEGIKCVAVADPTDGLSVAKMTSKHKATFMCGTSTFFRLYTRNKKIHPLMFDSLRIVIAGAEKLRDDVRFEFKKRFGKDILEGYGTTETSPVACCNLPDKISETFDVQIGQKIGTVGMAIPGTDIKIVDPNSFEELNIDEEGMILISGIQVMKGYLNDEEKTKSVLKTIKGRTYYITGDKGKLDSDGFLTIVDRYSRFAKIAGEMISLGLVEEKISSIIDDSNIDIMALSTEDEKKGEKIVLLITNVNEDFIKELKEKIIKDFDNKLAIPESIKIVDEIPKLGSGKRDYESAKSFI
- a CDS encoding gamma-glutamylcyclotransferase family protein — encoded protein: MKETLFVYGTLMPNCPNAYVLENIVGKFVPATVKGKLIDAGWSAGMGYPGIRLEMGEDLIHGFLFYSDNLINHWEKLDIFEGEEFVRTPIIVERYDEVLVETFIYTLKDEILEEESY
- a CDS encoding ArsR/SmtB family transcription factor, with translation MEIFLQTVSSVNDETRVKILHFINIHKELCVCDIESSFEMIQSRVSRHLKILKDAGFLKVERRGKWAYYSIRTPLDIFRQNILKEIECLNLELPNLKRACEI
- a CDS encoding LrgB family protein, which codes for MNFDALIEYIHSTPLTWLIITLAAYNFGMFIYEKFNKQTLLQPIIVSYVIILTIILLTNTSFEEYFKGVEIINFFLGPATVALALPLYNNLQHIKSLFIPIVVTLIVAGIFTVLIAVLFLYIFGAKLTTILAMTTKSITAPIAIITSEQIGAIPSLAIGFVLVTGILGALFGTLIFKLCRIKYETSKGFALGLVSHGVGTARAIEIGEKAAAFGALAMGLCGVVTAIFLPLIITILK
- the tkt gene encoding transketolase, whose protein sequence is MSKELLQKQANTIRFLAADMVQRANSGHPGAPMGMADIATVLSNHLNINPADEKWLNRDRLVFSGGHATGLVYSLLHLWGFDVSLNDIKNFRQANSKTPGHPEYGHTHGIEITTGPLGQGIANAVGFAAASKYAKNILGEDVINHKVYCLCGDGDLQEGISYEACSTAGHLKLDNLVIIYDSNAITIEGDTSIAWSENVKKRFQAIDFEVIEIDGHNFEQIDKALVQAKSATQPVLVIAKTTIAKGAITLEGTAASHGAPLGVEEIRQAKIKAGFDPELDFYVSAEVKGAFDKLIIGSTLQNSWNDSLNEETKKKINELQNPNFDSVVYPKFEDGASVATRDSNHKILNAIAEAIPGFLGGSADLAPSNKTELKNMGDFPNGRNIHFGIKEHAMAAIVNAMNLYGLFRVYSATFFVFSDYLKPSARIAALANIPQHFIWTHDSIGVGEDGPTHQPIEHLSQFRALPNFYTFRPADANENIESWKIALKMKAPTAFVCSRQGLKVLKNEKAYGDVCNGAYLLTKRENANITIMASGSEVMLALQTACKLEEEGIIANIVSVPCFDLLMEQDKSYVEKIIDPKTKVYAVEAARALEYYKYADVVFGMETFGASGPADILFDEFGFTVDKLKSKIVADFKNR